The following proteins come from a genomic window of Puntigrus tetrazona isolate hp1 chromosome 15, ASM1883169v1, whole genome shotgun sequence:
- the LOC122359003 gene encoding class A basic helix-loop-helix protein 9-like, which translates to MSLGSTSTESEVSEDELEDCPLGEDDDCDGESPAKIRSELSVSPTPNDTEGIKAAKRRTRPKRSKARRVAANIRERKRILDYNQAFNALRTVLKHDLSGKRLSKIATLRRAIHRISTLSLYLRTHSDAEAHSSPCTHTECYRQPEDNNSLPRKTGNFQEPMENYMPHQPEPLTVSPEIPPGTLYQDISNPVPSPHYSHCANNSHERFSQHWEDQSSDYYNGGPGYQHGTRVTCHQNHMDTYADSANSSLAWQLGYLQYHGYQQSLSMH; encoded by the coding sequence ATGAGTCTGGGCAGCACCAGTACAGAATCGGAAGTTTCAGAGGATGAGTTGGAAGATTGTCCCTTGGGTGAGGATGACGACTGTGACGGTGAAAGCCCTGCAAAGATTCGTTCAGAGCTTTCAGTGTCACCCACCCCGAATGACACTGAGGGCATCAAAGCGGCTAAGAGGCGGACCCGGCCCAAGCGGTCCAAAGCACGGAGAGTCGCCGCCAATATCCGAGAGAGGAAGCGTATCCTGGACTACAACCAGGCCTTCAACGCCTTGCGCACTGTCCTCAAACATGACCTCAGTGGAAAACGTCTCTCAAAGATCGCTACTCTCCGCCGTGCCATCCATCGCATTTCAACACTGTCTTTATATCTGCGGACACATTCAGACGCTGAAGCGCACTCATCTCCGTGTACCCATACGGAGTGTTATCGGCAGCCGGAAGACAACAATTCTCTGCCCAGAAAGACGGGAAATTTCCAGGAACCGATGGAGAATTACATGCCCCATCAGCCAGAGCCTCTCACAGTTTCTCCAGAGATACCTCCAGGGACTTTGTACCAGGACATATCAAACCCTGTACCATCTCCTCACTACAGCCACTGTGCAAACAACAGCCATGAACGCTTCAGTCAACACTGGGAGGACCAAAGCAGTGATTACTACAATGGAGGACCTGGATATCAACATGGGACAAGGGTCACCTGCCATCAGAATCATATGGACACTTATGCAGACTCTGCTAACTCGTCTTTGGCTTGGCAGCTGGGCTACCTTCAATATCACGGATACCAGCAATCCCTGAGTATGCACTGA